A single region of the Desulfobulbaceae bacterium genome encodes:
- a CDS encoding NADP-dependent isocitrate dehydrogenase — protein MTTQQIIYTKIDEAPALATYSLLPVLAAYTKGSGISIESKDISLAGRIIANFPEKLTKAQQVPDCLRELGTLVKMPGSNVIKQPNISASIPQLQEAIAELQQKGYDIPDFPEDPKTDAEKELRQRFAKVLGSAVNPVLREGNSDRRAAASVKKFGQKNPHRFMKAWPAVSKSRVAHMDGGDFYGSEKSITVAKACDVRIECVAQDGAVTVLKESTPLLAGEVIDAAVMSVAALRKFYGEQIVAAKEDGVLLSLHLKATMMKVSDPIMFGHCVSVFYKDVFTKHSAIIKKMGVNVNNGLGDLYARIQALPEAQRAEIEADILAVYNSNCQLAMVDSSKGITNLHVPNNVIVDASMPVVIRDGGRMWGADDQLHDCIAMVPDRCYATIYQEVFEDCKKHGAFDPATMGSVANVGLMAQKAEEYGSHDKTFEAPANGVIRLVDKSSGETVLEQQVEQGDIFRACQTKDAPIQDWVKLAVNRAKASGVPAIFWLDENRGHDAAIMAKVNQYLPSHDTAGLDIRIMQPDEAMRFSLERIRKGQDTIAVTGNVLRDYLTDLFPILELGTSAKMLSIVPLMNGGGLFETGAGGSAPKHVQQFLKEGHLRWDSLGEFCALVPSFEHIFTTFNNQKARLFAETLEQAISKHLENERSPSRKVNELDTRGSHFYLALYWAQALAAQSSDVELQTRFAKVAQQLDDNEAKIVDELNVAQGAPVDLGGYYFPDEKKAEQAMRPSATFNAIIDAM, from the coding sequence ATGACAACACAACAGATTATTTACACTAAAATTGATGAAGCGCCGGCATTGGCAACCTATTCATTGCTTCCTGTTCTGGCGGCCTATACCAAGGGAAGTGGGATTTCCATTGAGAGTAAAGATATCTCCCTTGCTGGTCGAATTATCGCAAATTTTCCAGAAAAATTGACCAAAGCTCAGCAAGTTCCTGACTGTTTGAGGGAGCTGGGCACGCTTGTTAAGATGCCAGGTTCGAATGTTATTAAACAGCCAAATATCAGTGCTTCGATTCCGCAGTTACAAGAGGCGATCGCCGAACTGCAGCAAAAAGGTTATGACATTCCTGATTTTCCCGAAGATCCTAAAACGGATGCGGAGAAAGAACTCCGTCAACGCTTTGCCAAGGTTCTTGGCAGTGCGGTAAACCCGGTACTGAGAGAAGGGAACTCAGATAGAAGGGCTGCGGCCTCAGTGAAGAAATTTGGTCAGAAAAACCCGCACAGGTTTATGAAAGCCTGGCCCGCTGTATCCAAGTCAAGGGTCGCGCACATGGACGGCGGTGATTTCTATGGCAGTGAAAAATCGATAACCGTTGCAAAGGCTTGTGATGTTCGTATTGAGTGTGTCGCCCAGGATGGTGCTGTAACGGTTCTTAAAGAAAGCACTCCGTTGCTGGCCGGTGAGGTTATTGATGCGGCCGTGATGAGTGTAGCTGCCTTGCGGAAGTTTTACGGTGAGCAGATTGTGGCGGCCAAAGAAGATGGTGTTTTGTTATCTCTGCACCTCAAGGCAACCATGATGAAGGTTTCCGATCCCATAATGTTCGGGCATTGCGTCTCGGTATTTTATAAGGATGTTTTTACTAAGCATTCGGCAATCATTAAAAAAATGGGCGTCAATGTAAACAACGGTCTTGGTGACTTGTATGCAAGAATTCAAGCTCTTCCTGAAGCGCAAAGGGCAGAAATTGAAGCGGATATTCTGGCAGTGTATAACAGCAATTGTCAACTGGCTATGGTTGACTCAAGCAAAGGGATCACCAACTTACATGTGCCCAATAATGTAATTGTTGATGCCTCGATGCCCGTTGTTATACGCGATGGCGGAAGAATGTGGGGGGCTGATGATCAGCTTCATGACTGTATTGCGATGGTGCCGGATCGATGCTACGCAACAATCTATCAAGAGGTGTTTGAAGACTGTAAAAAACATGGAGCCTTTGACCCAGCGACGATGGGCAGTGTGGCTAATGTTGGTTTGATGGCCCAAAAAGCTGAAGAGTACGGCTCACACGATAAGACATTTGAAGCACCGGCCAACGGAGTGATTCGTCTTGTAGATAAAAGCTCTGGAGAAACAGTTCTGGAGCAGCAGGTCGAACAAGGTGATATCTTCAGAGCATGTCAAACCAAAGACGCGCCGATTCAAGATTGGGTCAAGCTTGCTGTTAACCGGGCAAAAGCATCAGGCGTTCCGGCCATTTTCTGGTTGGATGAAAACAGAGGTCATGATGCTGCCATTATGGCAAAAGTTAATCAATACCTGCCAAGCCATGATACCGCCGGGTTGGATATACGTATAATGCAGCCGGATGAGGCGATGCGTTTCTCTTTAGAACGAATCCGCAAAGGCCAAGACACAATTGCCGTTACCGGAAACGTCTTGCGTGATTACCTGACCGATCTCTTTCCTATCCTTGAGCTGGGTACCAGCGCTAAAATGCTGTCAATTGTGCCGCTCATGAATGGTGGTGGATTGTTTGAAACTGGGGCTGGAGGCTCTGCCCCTAAGCATGTGCAGCAATTTTTAAAAGAAGGGCATCTACGCTGGGACTCGTTGGGTGAATTTTGTGCCCTTGTGCCCTCTTTTGAGCATATATTTACGACCTTCAACAACCAAAAGGCAAGGCTGTTTGCCGAAACCCTTGAGCAGGCAATCAGTAAACATCTTGAAAATGAGAGATCGCCATCGAGAAAAGTTAATGAGCTTGATACCAGGGGCAGTCATTTTTATCTGGCACTGTATTGGGCGCAAGCGTTAGCTGCCCAGAGCAGTGATGTTGAGCTGCAAACCCGTTTTGCCAAAGTTGCGCAACAACTTGATGACAATGAGGCTAAAATTGTCGATGAGTTGAATGTTGCTCAGGGCGCTCCTGTTGATCTGGGTGGCTACTATTTTCCGGATGAGAAAAAAGCAGAACAAGCTATGCGGCCAAGTGCAACTTTTAATGCGATTATCGATGCAATGTAG
- a CDS encoding DUF3144 domain-containing protein produces the protein MDRDKEKAMYDIADKFINLANEISKTDSSGGVGVALRFAAARYSAFEASMRTKTLAEDKNKEVQLFANDFTNMLEINIDNYIKLQSHN, from the coding sequence ATGGATCGGGACAAAGAAAAAGCGATGTACGACATTGCAGATAAGTTTATCAACCTTGCCAACGAGATATCAAAAACAGATTCATCAGGAGGCGTCGGCGTCGCTCTGCGCTTTGCTGCAGCGCGCTACAGTGCCTTTGAAGCCTCAATGAGAACGAAGACACTTGCCGAAGATAAAAACAAAGAAGTACAGCTGTTCGCAAACGACTTTACCAACATGCTGGAAATTAACATCGATAATTACATTAAGCTTCAGTCACACAACTAA